Sequence from the Maribacter algicola genome:
ATTTTGAGGATTCAGGCAATTTGGTTAATGTAGGGGATTATCCTACCAACTTTTCACCAACCCTGCAATAGCTCTAAAATGATAAGAACTAACAAAAAAGATGCATTTTAGTGCATCTTTTTTGTTTTGGAAAAAACCCAAAAAAACAATTTTTGTTTAAAAGGGAAAGGCATATCTTTGCAGCCTGAAAATCAGAGCATTTTTTAAGATATTTTTAAAGTAATATATAAACAGATTAGTAATGTCAAAAGTTACAGGTAAAGTTTCGCAAATCATTGGACCCGTGGTTGATGTAGAATTTCAGTCGGGAGATGACCTTCCTAAAATCTATGACTCCTTGGAGATAACCAATAAGGACAATTCAAAATTGGTTTTGGAAGTTCAGTCGCATGTTGGAGAGAATACAGTTAGGACCATCTCAATGGATTCTACCGACGGATTGAGCAGGGGAACTGAAGTCGTTGCTACAGGTGCTGCGATTCAGATGCCTATAGGGGATGATGTATACGGACGTCTGTTTAATGTTATTGGTGATGCTATTGATGGATTGGGCAATTTGCCCAAATCCGGTAAGGATGGTTTGCCTATTCACAGGGAAGCTCCAAAGTTTGAGGACCTTTCCACTTCTACAGAGGTACTGTTTACCGGTATTAAGGTAATCGATTTGATCGAACCTTATGCGAAAGGTGGTAAGATTGGTCTTTTTGGTGGTGCTGGTGTTGGAAAAACGGTTTTGATCCAAGAATTGATCAATAACATTGCCAAAGGACACGGTGGACTTTCCGTGTTTGCCGGTGTTGGAGAAAGAACCCGTGAGGGGAACGATTTACTTCGTGAGATGTTGGAGTCCGGTATTATTAAATACGGTGATGATTTTATGCACTCCATGGAAGAAGGTGGATGGGATTTGTCCAAAGTGGATAAAAAGGCCATGAAGGATTCCAAAGCGACATTCGTTTTTGGACAGATGAACGAACCACCGGGAGCACGTGCCCGTGTAGCCCTTTCTGGTTTGACCATTGCCGAGTATTTCCGTGACGGTTCAGGGGAAGGACAAGGAAAAGACGTTCTTTTCTTCGTTGATAATATTTTCCGATTTACGCAAGCCGGTTCAGAAGTATCTGCATTGTTAGGTCGTATGCCTTCTGCGGTAGGTTACCAACCAACATTGGCTACTGAGATGGGTGCTATGCAGGAACGAATTACTTCGACCAAAAGAGGTTCCATTACTTCGGTACAGGCGGTTTACGTACCTGCGGATGACTTAACTGACCCGGCTCCCGCAACTACTTTTGCCCATTTGGACGCTACAACGGTACTTTCCAGAAAGATTGCCGAATTGGGTATCTACCCAGCGGTAGATCCCTTGGATTCCACTTCTAGGATCTTAACACCGGAGATTTTAGGAAAAAACCATTATGCTTGTGCACAACGTGTTAAAGAGTTGTTGCAACGTTATAAAGAGTTACAGGACATTATCGCGATTTTGGGTATGGAAGAATTGTCCGAAGAGGATAAACTGGCTGTAGGTCGTGCAAGACGTGTACAGCGTTTTCTATCCCAACCCTTCCACGTTGCCGAGCAGTTTACGGGTATCCCAGGAGTCCTTGTAGATATTAAGGAGACCATAAAAGGGTTTAATATGATTATGGACGGTGAGTTGGATCACTTGCCAGAATCTGCCTTCAACCTAAAAGGTACTATCGAAGAGGCTATTGAAGCAGGAGAAAAAATGCTTGCCGAAGCGTAAACAGTTAATAGTTTAAAGTTATTAGTTCATAGTTTTAGTTACTTGTACTCTTAACTTTTAACTTAAAACTCATAACTAGAGAAGTATGTATTTAGAAATTGTATCGCCCGAGGCAACTTTATTTTCAGGAGAGGTGGCTTCAGTAACCGTTCCCGGTATAAATGGGGAATTTCAAATGTTGCAAAACCACGCACCCATTGTTTCCCTTTTGCAGGAAGGAAAGGTAAAGGTTCAAGGTAATGTCTCTCTGGATGAGGAATTTGCTTCCAAATTCACCAAAGATCAAAATGGAAATACGGTTTTGGAGATTTCCAGTGGTACCGTGGAACTGAAAGATAATAAAGTGATTGTTTTGGCGGATTAAAAAGGCCTCCCCTAACCCCTCCAAAAGACGGGGACTAAAATAATAATGACCCAATTCGAATGAATTGGGTTTTTTATTGCCCCTTTAGTGGACTATAAGGGTGTTAATTCCGTATTTTTTGTCTTTTGATTTCTGCTCTGTTTTTAACTCTCAAACTCCAATAAATCCCCGGGCTGACATTCTAAGACCTTGCAAATTGCTTCAAGTGTTGAAAATCGAATCGCCTTTGCCTTACCCGATTTCAAAATGGAAAGGTTGGCTTCTGTTATACCAATGGCTTCAGCAAGTTCCTTGCTCTTCATTTTCCGTTTTGCCAACATGACATCTAAGTTTACGACGATTCCCATACTAAATCGTTAAATCGTTTTCATTTTGAACTTTAAGTCCTCTTTTGAAAATTGCAGCAATAAAGAGCAAAAACACACCGAATATTAAACTGAGAATCAAATTATGGATCCCATTCATTATTGAAATATTCAGTATTATCAGCCGTAACGATAAATATACTATTGGGAAAACCAATATATTGATCATTGCCAATATTTTTAAATGACGAATGGCCGCTGGACTAAAAAGAACTGCCGACTTGAATGATTTCAAAATCATTGACAAACTGTAAAGAAATCCACCACCGTAAATTAAAACTAGTGTGATGCTTATTATGATGGAAGTTTTATAATCACCCTTGACGTCAAAGTAGGGGAACAGTGGAAAAGGAATGGTAAAACGACCATCTTTTAGTTCATAATTGCCTATAACAAAGGAAAGTAAAATAAAAAGTGCCAAAACTAAGGAGCCAATGGCCCCTAAGCGGAAAACATAGAACAAATAACTTGAGACTGATTTTGGACCAAACATTTTCATAACAAAATTATTGTTTAACAATAACAAATATAAAATAATTATTGAAAAACAATAATAAAATATTGTAAAAAGAAACAATTAGTTCCAATCCCAATAGACCAATTCCCAGGAAATACCCTCGGATACCTGGGTTTGCAGGATTTTAAATCCTACACTCAAATGGGCGTTTAAGGAACGTTTGTTGCTTGCGGCCACTTCGGTAATTAGTCCGTCAAAATCTTGTTGAAGTTGTCGTTTATAAAAGGAATACAACCCCCTAAATACCCCTTGACCCCTAAATTCCTTGGCAACACAGATTTGTCCCATGGCCAAGTACTTTTTTCCGGCCAAGAAAATATCCGACATTTTGAACATGGGGGACAGAAGAGGAATTTCGGAACCGAATTTCCGTGTCATGCATAAGGCATAGCCTATAACTTCATCATTAACCTTTGCGATGATATGTGGACAATCCGTATTCATCAGCTTCAACAAATCAAAAGTGTGGATGACCGTTAAAAAGCCCTCCTTTGACTTTTCTTCATCGGAAAGGAAACTTGGTGTATTGTTTTGTTGAAGCTCCAGGATGTCATGTAGATCCTCGTCCGAGGTGGCGCGACAGTAGTGTATATCCATCTATTTCAGCTTTAACCAGTCCTTCCTGGCATCGCGTTGCTTTTTTGTCAATTCATCCCCTTCTTTCTCCGAAGGATAAATAACATATATGGGACTGGGAACCAATTTTGCTTGGGTTGTTTTTGGCTTTCCAAATCTTTCAAATTCAATTTTTAGGACATCTCCTGGGTTAAATTGAGATAGGAAGTCATCAAATTGTTGCCCATTAGGAAATGCGCTCCCATTAATGGAGGTAATAATATCCCCTTTATCCAAACCTGCTATGTATGCAGGACTTCCCATTTTTGGATTCGTGGTTATTTCGCCATGGCCGTCTCCATTCAAACGAGCGGAAATTCCTAAATAAGCCGACTCAGCCTTTGTTTCAAGTGCTACACCTACTATTTCAAAAAGGCTTTTGTAATTGGGCATTTCGCTTTTATAGATATAGGAATTAAAGAAAGTATCGGCAAACTTCTTTCCGGCATATTCGCCCAATGTGTTTTGTAAGTCCTTTATTTTATAGGGAATTTGGGTCTTACCAAATTTTTCCCAAACAAGTTTCATGTACCCATCCAAGTTCAATCCTTTTTCCCTTAAAGCAAGGTCTAGGGCCAAGCCCAAAACACTACCATACGAATAATAGGAAATGAACGTATTCTCCCTGTTGACAGGATCGACCGAAGTGGCGGCATCTACAAAAGGTGCCTGGTAGCTCATCTCTATGGGGTTGAAAAATTGTCTGGCCGGTGAGTTCCATACATAATTGAACGTTCCCGTTAGACCTTCTATATATTCCTCAGGTGTCATTAATCCCGCCCTACAGAGTATTAGGTTTGTGTAATAACTCGTAAAACCTTCAGCAAACCAAAGGGCCCCGCTCATATTGGCTTTTTCAAAGTCGAAGGGCTCCAAACTTTTTGGACGTATCCTTTCTACGTTCCAAGCGTGAAAAAACTCGTGGGAAACGGTTCCAATATTTCGCTCCATACCTCCGTCGGCCAAACTTCTAGTACTTGTTAAAATGGTCGAATTTCGATGCTCCATACCGTCGCCCGATGCATTGGGGATATAACAGGCTAGAAACGTATATCGGCCATAATCAAAATTGGGCAATTCTCCATAAACCTCCTTTTCTGTCAAGACCGTTTTCTTTACCTTTTCAAAATAAGTATTCAGTTCCTCATCCGTTCCGTTGTGGTGGAGAACAAACTGGATTTTTTGTCCGTCCACATCAAATTCCCTCATGTCAAAATCACTAATTTCTACGGGACTATCCATAAAATACTGCAAGTTGGGTGCCGTATAGGTGGTACCTGAAACCAAGGGTAGTTGCGTGGCAACCTTCCAATTCAAATCTTCTCTTGTATCAAAAGTGACTTCGATGGGTCTTTCCTCCAAACTTGGTGCAAACATAAAAGTAGCCGGTATATTTAAATGGGCATGGGTTTCGTCTATTTGTGAATATGTACCGCCCCCACGGTTTGCAAATAGGATATACTCGATTTTTACGGTACCGTCATGACCAAGTATTTCCCATTGGTATGGGTCTGGCCTATTCACTTTCAAGGGACTTCCATTACCGTCGTAGGCTTTAAGCCCATAGACATTCTTTGCAAATTCGTGAAGGGCATACCTCCCTGGGGAAGTCCTGCTCATACGTACCGATAGGGTATCTGTGGTAACGGCCGGAAAAGTCGCCGTAATTATCGCTTCGTGGTGGACCGCATTCGGAAAGGAAATGGTGTAGGTGTTGGTTTGTGCCCACGAAAACGAAATTGCACAGAATAGTATAAATAGAGGACGTATGGATTTCATAATAAAAGAATTTGAAACATCGGTTTTAAATATACAGATTTACGGATTGAATTTTTGAGTTTAGGTCGTAAATGACAATATAAATACGCACTTGGTAGTAGTTTGCGAATTACCTGCCGGTACCATAAAAAATAGCATCAAAAAATATTTTTCTCTTTGGGTTTTTTGATAGATTGTGCTTTAAATTTGATGGAATGGTAGACCTTCCCAAAAAACTTCAAAAAAAACTTGATGAGAGAGCAAGTGATGGATCTTTAAGACAGTTGAGCTTTCCTTCTGGATTGGTTGATTTCTCCTCGAACGATTACTTGGGTTTTGCCAAGAACGAAACCCTTTTCTCCAAGACTTTCCAATTATTGTTAAAACATAATATAAGCCAAAACGGGGCTACAGGTTCTCGATTACTGACTGGAAACCATTTCCTGTTTCAGGATTTGGAATCCAAATTGGCACAGATCCATAATACTGAGAATGCCCTAGTTTTTAATTCAGGGTACGATGCCAATATCGGATTTTTTGGGTGTATTCCGCAACGGGGGGATTTTGTCTTTTATGATGAACTTGTACATGCCAGTATCCGCGATGGATTGCAATTGAGCCATGCCAAGAGCTATAAATTCGGGCATAACGACCTATCGGATTTAAAGGAGAAAATCAAAAATACGTTATTGGATGAAGCGGATGTGGAAGTGTACATCGTTACGGAATCCGTTTTTTCCATGGATGGTGACTCCCCGGATTTAAAACAGTTCGCGTCCTTTTGTGAATCCGAAGGGTATAGACTGGTAGTAGATGAGGCACATGCCTTTGGCGTTATTGGAAAACAAGGTCTTGGGTTGGTACAGGACTCGGGATTGGAAAAGGCCATCTTTGCAAGGATCGTTACTTTTGGAAAGGCCCTAGGCGTTCATGGAGCGGCAGTACTTGGTAGCAATGCCCTTAGAGATTATCTCATAAATTTTTCCCGAAGCTTTATATATACAACGGCACTGCCTCCACATGATATCATCGGTATTTTATCCTCCCATGAATTTTTGGCCGCTGAAGGAAAGGCCCAACGCAGCCTTCTTATGGATAATATAGCATATTTTAAGAGCCAGGCGAAGAAAATGAAGTTGGCGGCCAATCTAGTCGATAGTGATTCTGCGATTCAATCCGTAATTATATCGGGCAACGAAAAAACCAGAAAGATTTCAGCTAAATTGAACGATGACGGTTTTGATGTAAAGGCCATCCTTTCCCCTACGGTTCCAGAGGGGAAGGAACGATTACGGTTTTGTCTTCATAGTTACAATTCGAAGGAGGAAATTGGGTTGGTCCTACAATTATTGGCGAAGTATATTTAGAATATGGACGGGAAATTTTATCAATTGGCTTCTTTTGAATATGTGGCCGATGTCCAAATAATGAAAGGAAAATTGGAGTCCGAAGGTATTCCCGTATTTCTGCGTGATGAAAACACCTTGAATTCAGACCCACTGATAAGTAATGCCATTGGAGGTGTAAAATTACTGGTCTATACCCAAGACAAGGATAGGGCCTTGGAGATTTACAACGAGATAAGAGCGTACGCTTTGGATGAAAAAGGGAACCCAATTACGTGTCCAAACTGCAAAGCATCTAAATCTGAAGTATATTATAACAGGAAGGAGATTTTTTATAAACTTTTTCCTTTTTTTGAGAAAAGAAAATATAAGTGCCTAAATTGTGGCATGATAACTCGATAATCGAGATTGGATTAGTGAAGAGGTTTAAGGCTTTACTTAAAATAAAAGCTATATTGTAATACATGTCCCTTGTGCTTGTGCGGGAAGTGATCAAATTAATTAAACATGCAAAAGATTTTTGTTACTGGTATTTCTACGGGAGTAGGTAAAACGGTGGCTTCTGCAATTATAACAGAAGCCCTTCAGGCAGATTATTGGAAGCCCATACAGTCTGGGGATCTAGACCAAACGGATAGTGATACCGTAAAAAATCTTATTTCAAACGATAGAACTAATATATTGCCCAGTAGTTATGAGCTTACGGCTGCCATGAGTCCCCATGCCGCAGCGGAGATTGACGGGGTGAAAATAGACCGTTTCCATATTAACGAACCTACTACGGATAAGAATTTGGTGATCGAAGGGGCTGGAGGCCTCTTGGTTCCGCTAAATGATGAGGATACCATGTTCGACATCATTATGCCGGAATATAAAGTAGTAGTGGTTTCCAAGCACTATTTGGGAAGTATCAACCATACCTTGCTGACCATTGGTTGGTTACAAAACAAGGGCTATGATGTCTCGGTATTGTTTAACGGAAAGGAAAATCCCCAAACGGAAAGGATCATATTACATAAAACAGGGGTTCCCCTAATTGGAAGAATTGATGAGGAGCCAAGGTTGGACAAAACCGTTGTGGCACGCTATGCCGGGGAGTTCAAGCATCTATTGGAGAGCCTATAAGATTGTTCATAGTTTTTGGTTTTTGGTTGTTCGTTAATGGTTCTAGTTCAACAACTATCCCACTAACTCATTATTCCACTATCTCACTTTTTCACCAGTCCACCAATTCCTTTTTTGTTGCTGGTTTTTTGTTGTCAGTTTCTAATTTTGCTAATTGCTAACCGCTAATTGTACTCTTTTCTCTGAAGTATCTCGGCCTTTTCTACCGTGGCCGAAACTCTATAGTGCATGGCTAAATAAGCGTCAATATATTCGTTTTCCTCTTTCTCATCCCTGTCAAATATTAGCCTGCCCTTTCTTACCACCACGGTTTTGGGTTTGATTACTTCCATAATATACCGCAGTTCCTCCAGTGAGTTTTTCCTAGGGTTATCAAAAAACGGATAAAGTTCGTCCCTGCATATATTACTAGGGTGTGTAGCGGCTAAAGTTGGGGGCAATACTCCTAGGTTCCAATATCCTATGTGGTACCCTAAAAACAATATGTTATCGGTTTTTAATTTTTGTTCCGTAATGTATTTTGGAACCGAAAACCCTTCTCCATTATAAAATGTGCCCCTTTCAAACTTGTTTTTGATAATATTGAAATATTCCAAATAACTTTCCGTTGGAATCAGAAATAGCAATAGGAGAAAAAACCTGGGTATTTTTACTTTAAACCGATAGTATAATTGGTGAAGGAACATACTAAGGAATATTACTAACATGGGATGTATTTGAATCAAATAATGTCCATTTATCCTACCTCCCTTAAAAAAAGATGCAAGAACACCACAAATGGCCACAAACAATAGGATGGAAGTTCTGTCCTTAAACGAGATGACATCCCTTTTCCAACAATAAAATAGGAAGGCGCCAATTACAATAAAAGTGGGTGCCAATTTAAAAAAGGAAAACCTTCTTGCCTCGCTATATTCCAAAGGCGCTAGAACCACGGACTTCCACCAAACTTCAAATTGGTTGTTAAGGTAATAGGGAAGAATCGTCAAAATAACTATGAGTATAGTTCCAAGACCAAAAGCAAGAACCCCCCAAAAGGTGACAGTTTTTTGTTTGCTAAAAAGTTCAAGGACCAAATAAATACCCAAAAAGAGCACCGGATAGGCCATATTCAATTTTACCATAATCGCAATCCCCATACTTAGACCTGCCAAGAGTAACCAAAAGGGACCTTTATTTGAAAGAATCAAGTATAGCGAGGGTACAAAAAAAGCCATACATAGATGCTCTGACATGACCCCTTGTAAACTTCCAAATAAACTGAGCAGTACAACACAGAATATCCCGCTCCAAAGGGCAACCTGAAAGGAGGTTATTCTGGATGCAATTTTATAGGTAAAAAAAGCCGTAGAGGCAATAAGTAGGGCCCCAAAAAGCCTTATAGCGATAAAACTCTTTCCAAATACATAGATTATGGATGCAAAGAAGGCAAATGTTAAAGGGGGCTTAAGATCCCACAATTGAGTATACGGTAAATGTCCGTCCACCCATGATTGTCCTAAAAGAATAAAAGTACTTTCGTCCCGATCTATATAATCTCTAAAGAAAAAAGGAAACCGGATAAAGAATGTAATACCGGTAAGTAAAAGAAAAACGGCCCTATTATTTAATCGTGATTCTCCAAAAAGGCATTCCTTTAAGATACTAAGTTTCATCAACAGGTTTAACTTTATTTCCCATCTTTGCAAGATAGATAAATTGTGGATTCTTGAATTCTATGAAAGGGAAAAATCTATCGGAACGCGATCAAAAACACCTTTGGCATCCATTAACGCAACACAAAACGGCCGCTACTCCCGTGGGTATTGTCAAGGCTGAAGGCGCCTTGTTCTGGGACGAAGCCGGAAATTCCTATATTGACGGTATCGCCTCTTGGTACACGGCCATGTATGGTCACGGGAACGAAGCTATTACTAGGGCCCTCACTGAACAAATGAAGCAGTTGGACTTTGTCATGTTCAGTGGGTTTACCCATGAGCCTGCCGTAAAGCTTTCCGAGGAGCTGATGGCTTTATTACCTCGAAACCAAGCCAAGATTTTTTTCAACGATAATGGTTCCACAGCGGTGGAGGCCGCCATAAAAATGGCCTTACAATACCATTATAATCAACATGACAAAAGGGATACATTGATTGCTTTCGAGGATGGCTTTCATGGCGACACCTTTGGGGCGATGAGTGCCTCCGGACTGTCGGTCTACAATGGTCCTTTTGAAGATTTTTTACTAAAAGTAGAAAGGATTCCCGTTCCTCAAAGGGAAAATATGGAGGAAGTGCTTTCCCAACTGAATTCCATCCTATCGGGCAATAAATGTGCTGCCTTTGTATTCGAACCTTTGGTACAGGGTGCCGCAGGTATGAAGTTCCATTCCGCCGAAGGCCTGGACCTGCTCATCCAAAAGTGCCAGGAAAACGGTGTTCTTTGTATAGCCGATGAGGTCATGACAGGTTTTGGAAAGACCGGTAAGAACTTCGCCTCGGAAAACCTACTACATCAACCCGATATCCTCTGCCTAAGCAAGGCCTTGACTGCCGGGATGTTTCCCCTGAGTATTACAAGTTGTACCCAAGAGGTCTTCAATGCCTTTTTGAGCGAGGAAGTCTCCAAAGGCTTTTTCCATGCCCATACCTATAGTGCTCATCCCTTAGGTTGTGCCGCTGCCCTTGCGGGACTCCAACTGCTGAATTCGCCAGAAATTTTGGAACGAAGGAGCTACATTGCTTCGGCACATAAAACGTTTGTTTCCAAGATTTCGAACCATCCAAAAGTTAGTAATGCCCGTTCCATTGGGGTGATTTTGGCCATCGATTTGAAGGTTGAAACGGAACGATATGGCAATCTACGTGACCGATTATATAATTTTTTCATGGTCCGTGGCGTCCTTTTAAGGCCATTAGGAAATACAATCTATGCGTTACCGCCCTATATAATTTCCAATGCGCAGCTACAGCGGATACATGACGCGATTAACGAACTTTTGGATAGTTTATAGTATGGAATTGCCAACCGACAAAATATCCATTACCGCAATAGCCTCTATCTCTCCGTTGGGTGTGACTTTGGAGGAAATCTGGGAGAATTATCAAAACACTGATCATTGTTTAACGCTCCAAGAGATAGATAAAGAATCTGTATGGACAGGTAGGTTAAGCCAAAATCTTCAACAGAAAATAACGGATTTAAAGGAATCTGATTCTAAATACCAACATTTGGACCATAGTGTCCTATATGCTTTGTTCACGGCAAGGAATGCCGTTCACAGGGCGGGTTGGAAGTCATTGGAAAGGAGCGATAAAAATTTCGGTATCAACATTGGATCTTCTAGGGGAGCCACCGGTCTCTTCGAGCACTTCCATGAAGACTATTTAAAGCATAATAGAACACCTTCCCTTACTTCGCCCACCACCACTTTGGGGAATATATCCTCTTGGGTGGCCCATGACCTAGGTACTGACGGACCCGAGTTTTCACATTCCATTACCTGTTCCACTGCTTTACATGCCTTGTTAAATGGTGTTGCTTGGATTCGAAGTGGTATGGCCGATAAGTTTTTGGTAGGAGGTAGTGAAGCTCCTTTGACACCCTTCACCATCTCACAGATGAAAGCTTTGAAAATTTATGCGTCTTCGGTCGATTCTGAAAATTCCTTCGTAGCTGAGCGTAGTCGAAGTTATCCTTGTAGGGCGCTCGATTTGGACAAAAAAAGGAATACCATGGTATTGGGAGAAGGAGCCTCCGTGGCCTGTTTGGAAAAGGGTATTCCACATGGGGCTTTGGCGGTTATCGAAGGAATTGGCTATGCAACGGAGCTTTTGGAACACAACGTATCCATTTCTGCCGATGCACGGTGTTTTCAAAAATCCATGGCTATGGCCTTGGAAAATACTCCCAAAGAAGAGGTCGATGTCATAGTAATGCATGCCCCGGGAACCCTAAAAGGGGATATTTCTGAATGTAACGCGATTAAAAAGATATTTTATAACGATCTTCCTTTTCTAACTACCAATAAATGGAAAATAGGACACACTTTTGGGGCTTCGGGAATGTTGAATATTGAGATGGCCATTTTAATGTTGAGGTATCAAAAGGCTATTCAAGTTCCTTTTTA
This genomic interval carries:
- a CDS encoding M61 family metallopeptidase, which produces MKSIRPLFILFCAISFSWAQTNTYTISFPNAVHHEAIITATFPAVTTDTLSVRMSRTSPGRYALHEFAKNVYGLKAYDGNGSPLKVNRPDPYQWEILGHDGTVKIEYILFANRGGGTYSQIDETHAHLNIPATFMFAPSLEERPIEVTFDTREDLNWKVATQLPLVSGTTYTAPNLQYFMDSPVEISDFDMREFDVDGQKIQFVLHHNGTDEELNTYFEKVKKTVLTEKEVYGELPNFDYGRYTFLACYIPNASGDGMEHRNSTILTSTRSLADGGMERNIGTVSHEFFHAWNVERIRPKSLEPFDFEKANMSGALWFAEGFTSYYTNLILCRAGLMTPEEYIEGLTGTFNYVWNSPARQFFNPIEMSYQAPFVDAATSVDPVNRENTFISYYSYGSVLGLALDLALREKGLNLDGYMKLVWEKFGKTQIPYKIKDLQNTLGEYAGKKFADTFFNSYIYKSEMPNYKSLFEIVGVALETKAESAYLGISARLNGDGHGEITTNPKMGSPAYIAGLDKGDIITSINGSAFPNGQQFDDFLSQFNPGDVLKIEFERFGKPKTTQAKLVPSPIYVIYPSEKEGDELTKKQRDARKDWLKLK
- the atpD gene encoding F0F1 ATP synthase subunit beta, with the translated sequence MSKVTGKVSQIIGPVVDVEFQSGDDLPKIYDSLEITNKDNSKLVLEVQSHVGENTVRTISMDSTDGLSRGTEVVATGAAIQMPIGDDVYGRLFNVIGDAIDGLGNLPKSGKDGLPIHREAPKFEDLSTSTEVLFTGIKVIDLIEPYAKGGKIGLFGGAGVGKTVLIQELINNIAKGHGGLSVFAGVGERTREGNDLLREMLESGIIKYGDDFMHSMEEGGWDLSKVDKKAMKDSKATFVFGQMNEPPGARARVALSGLTIAEYFRDGSGEGQGKDVLFFVDNIFRFTQAGSEVSALLGRMPSAVGYQPTLATEMGAMQERITSTKRGSITSVQAVYVPADDLTDPAPATTFAHLDATTVLSRKIAELGIYPAVDPLDSTSRILTPEILGKNHYACAQRVKELLQRYKELQDIIAILGMEELSEEDKLAVGRARRVQRFLSQPFHVAEQFTGIPGVLVDIKETIKGFNMIMDGELDHLPESAFNLKGTIEEAIEAGEKMLAEA
- the bioD gene encoding dethiobiotin synthase: MQKIFVTGISTGVGKTVASAIITEALQADYWKPIQSGDLDQTDSDTVKNLISNDRTNILPSSYELTAAMSPHAAAEIDGVKIDRFHINEPTTDKNLVIEGAGGLLVPLNDEDTMFDIIMPEYKVVVVSKHYLGSINHTLLTIGWLQNKGYDVSVLFNGKENPQTERIILHKTGVPLIGRIDEEPRLDKTVVARYAGEFKHLLESL
- a CDS encoding GNAT family N-acetyltransferase; its protein translation is MDIHYCRATSDEDLHDILELQQNNTPSFLSDEEKSKEGFLTVIHTFDLLKLMNTDCPHIIAKVNDEVIGYALCMTRKFGSEIPLLSPMFKMSDIFLAGKKYLAMGQICVAKEFRGQGVFRGLYSFYKRQLQQDFDGLITEVAASNKRSLNAHLSVGFKILQTQVSEGISWELVYWDWN
- a CDS encoding DUF2975 domain-containing protein, giving the protein MKMFGPKSVSSYLFYVFRLGAIGSLVLALFILLSFVIGNYELKDGRFTIPFPLFPYFDVKGDYKTSIIISITLVLIYGGGFLYSLSMILKSFKSAVLFSPAAIRHLKILAMINILVFPIVYLSLRLIILNISIMNGIHNLILSLIFGVFLLFIAAIFKRGLKVQNENDLTI
- a CDS encoding F0F1 ATP synthase subunit epsilon; amino-acid sequence: MYLEIVSPEATLFSGEVASVTVPGINGEFQMLQNHAPIVSLLQEGKVKVQGNVSLDEEFASKFTKDQNGNTVLEISSGTVELKDNKVIVLAD
- a CDS encoding ArnT family glycosyltransferase, giving the protein MKLSILKECLFGESRLNNRAVFLLLTGITFFIRFPFFFRDYIDRDESTFILLGQSWVDGHLPYTQLWDLKPPLTFAFFASIIYVFGKSFIAIRLFGALLIASTAFFTYKIASRITSFQVALWSGIFCVVLLSLFGSLQGVMSEHLCMAFFVPSLYLILSNKGPFWLLLAGLSMGIAIMVKLNMAYPVLFLGIYLVLELFSKQKTVTFWGVLAFGLGTILIVILTILPYYLNNQFEVWWKSVVLAPLEYSEARRFSFFKLAPTFIVIGAFLFYCWKRDVISFKDRTSILLFVAICGVLASFFKGGRINGHYLIQIHPMLVIFLSMFLHQLYYRFKVKIPRFFLLLLFLIPTESYLEYFNIIKNKFERGTFYNGEGFSVPKYITEQKLKTDNILFLGYHIGYWNLGVLPPTLAATHPSNICRDELYPFFDNPRKNSLEELRYIMEVIKPKTVVVRKGRLIFDRDEKEENEYIDAYLAMHYRVSATVEKAEILQRKEYN
- a CDS encoding helix-turn-helix domain-containing protein, coding for MGIVVNLDVMLAKRKMKSKELAEAIGITEANLSILKSGKAKAIRFSTLEAICKVLECQPGDLLEFES
- a CDS encoding putative signal transducing protein; protein product: MDGKFYQLASFEYVADVQIMKGKLESEGIPVFLRDENTLNSDPLISNAIGGVKLLVYTQDKDRALEIYNEIRAYALDEKGNPITCPNCKASKSEVYYNRKEIFYKLFPFFEKRKYKCLNCGMITR
- the bioA gene encoding adenosylmethionine--8-amino-7-oxononanoate transaminase — its product is MKGKNLSERDQKHLWHPLTQHKTAATPVGIVKAEGALFWDEAGNSYIDGIASWYTAMYGHGNEAITRALTEQMKQLDFVMFSGFTHEPAVKLSEELMALLPRNQAKIFFNDNGSTAVEAAIKMALQYHYNQHDKRDTLIAFEDGFHGDTFGAMSASGLSVYNGPFEDFLLKVERIPVPQRENMEEVLSQLNSILSGNKCAAFVFEPLVQGAAGMKFHSAEGLDLLIQKCQENGVLCIADEVMTGFGKTGKNFASENLLHQPDILCLSKALTAGMFPLSITSCTQEVFNAFLSEEVSKGFFHAHTYSAHPLGCAAALAGLQLLNSPEILERRSYIASAHKTFVSKISNHPKVSNARSIGVILAIDLKVETERYGNLRDRLYNFFMVRGVLLRPLGNTIYALPPYIISNAQLQRIHDAINELLDSL
- a CDS encoding aminotransferase class I/II-fold pyridoxal phosphate-dependent enzyme, which encodes MVDLPKKLQKKLDERASDGSLRQLSFPSGLVDFSSNDYLGFAKNETLFSKTFQLLLKHNISQNGATGSRLLTGNHFLFQDLESKLAQIHNTENALVFNSGYDANIGFFGCIPQRGDFVFYDELVHASIRDGLQLSHAKSYKFGHNDLSDLKEKIKNTLLDEADVEVYIVTESVFSMDGDSPDLKQFASFCESEGYRLVVDEAHAFGVIGKQGLGLVQDSGLEKAIFARIVTFGKALGVHGAAVLGSNALRDYLINFSRSFIYTTALPPHDIIGILSSHEFLAAEGKAQRSLLMDNIAYFKSQAKKMKLAANLVDSDSAIQSVIISGNEKTRKISAKLNDDGFDVKAILSPTVPEGKERLRFCLHSYNSKEEIGLVLQLLAKYI